One segment of Hippopotamus amphibius kiboko isolate mHipAmp2 chromosome 4, mHipAmp2.hap2, whole genome shotgun sequence DNA contains the following:
- the LOC130851972 gene encoding LOW QUALITY PROTEIN: disintegrin and metalloproteinase domain-containing protein 20-like (The sequence of the model RefSeq protein was modified relative to this genomic sequence to represent the inferred CDS: deleted 4 bases in 2 codons), giving the protein MDTARACCCALQRSVYCCLCCGVLGMESTCEATLTRHQEVLQTLETPPLKVMISGSPSLCQDPQHHLAQPHPLVRAPLLCKSFPLPAPPWGCPASSLSLPSSGLGCCLEGAVPGIVLPASHLSAFFGHKASSLMGPAWAQAHLTGDLWLLLLWLLPFPTCCPQDPPGWRFTSSEIVIPRKVSHRVGGDVTQGQLSYKIRFSGQRHVLHMRVKKSLLPRHFPVITDNDQGAMQEDYPFIPRDCYYFSYLEGVPGSMGTLDTCYGGLRGMLQVDDFTYEIKPLEASSKFEHLISLLVSQRTLAEDEKCKIEGKETNEGYEEAMIAGVARAAPVYLWWPHRKYLKLHYTVSKSLFDLNPNITNVIENVVIINNILHSIFYQGRLQVFIRVLCIWNNKDRFNLGKWKGTGNVMAQFGYWKLRAVHEKIPHDSSMLLTGHKIGNSAYYSSQEGICNSNWGVSYVFVSKYHIFLAATVAAHAIGHVMGCEHDGPGCHCFRRRHCIMAPEPGLLDMMSNCTYDRLHRRISTWDPCLSISNVPYNNFPYVAARCGDKIQDAMEECDCGTLKDCSRDLCCEPSCILSLGSTCSHGGCCWNCKYAQPGRLCRDTRGICDLPEYCNGTTHLCPDDTYIQDGTPCSPLAVCMKGNCSDRDMQCQALFGYEIKDASPICYNKLNIVGDRFGNCGVRVIRGGGKPIKCEPDDVLCGMLHCGKVKELPGGGEHTTFRDLLVKDIKEDRCFGYDAHFGTDSPEMGLVVDGASCGPGAYCKDQNCTFFPDLGFDCDVKKCNYRGVCNNQRHCHCQQGWKPPNCSERGPGGSVDSGPPPDREIGIRARLLQRVDKAISLLFLRLLLFLGSLVIGAFYYIKHIIENENENENENENENENENKPVGKTIP; this is encoded by the exons ATGGACACTGCCAGAGCCTGCTGCTGTGCCCTTCAGAGGAGTGTCTactgctgcctgtgctgtggagTGCTGGGAATGGAATCCACATGTGAGGCAACTCTGACAAGGCATCAAGAGGTCCTGCAGACATTGGAGACCCCTCCTTTGAAAGTGATGATCTCTGGATCACCCT ctctgtgccaggatcCCCAGCATCACTTagcacagccccaccccctcGTGCGTGCACCATTGTTATGTAAGAGCTTCCCC CTGCCTGCACCTCCCTGGGGATGCCCAGCCTCCAgcctctctctgccctcctcaGGGTTAGGCTGCTGTTTAGAAGGTGCTGTTCCAGGCATAGTCTTGCCTGCCTCCCACTTGAGTGCA TTCTTTGGTCACAAGGCTTCCTCACTCATGGGGCCTGCCTGGGCCCAGGCCCACCTGACAGGTGATCTCTGGCTGCTTCTTCTCTGGCTGCTCCCGTTTCCGACCTGCTGCCCCCAGGACCCACCAGGATGGCGCTTCACTTCCTCTGAAATTGTGATCCCCAGGAAGGTGTCCCACAGAGTGGGTGGAGATGTGACACAAGGCCAGCTCTCCTACAAGATTCGCTTCAGCGGCCAAAGACACGTGCTTCACATGAGAGTCAAGAAGAGCTTGCTGCCCAGACATTTTCCTGTTATCACCGATAACGACCAAGGCGCCATGCAGGAGGACTACCCTTTTATCCCCCGAGACTGTTACTACTTTAGCTACCTGGAAGGGGTTCCTGGGTCCATGGGCACGCTGGACACCTGCTATGGGGGTCTGCGTGGCATGCTGCAGGTGGATGACTTCACTTATGAAATCAAACCGCTGGAGGCGTCTTCCAAATTTGAGCATCTGATTTCTCTGCTTGTGTCACAAAGAACTTTAGCAGAGGATGAAAAATGTAAGATTGAAGGGAAAGAGACAAATGAAGGATATGAAGAGGCAATGATTGCTGGAGTGGCTAGAGCAGCCCCTGTGTATTTGTGGTGGCCACATAGGAAGTACTTAAAACTTCACTACACAGTTTCTAAGTCATTATTTGATCTGAACCCTAATATTACAAATGTAATAGAGAATGTAGTAATTATAAACAACATACTGCATAGCATTTTCTACCAGGGTCGACTTCAGGTTTTCATACGTGTTCTGTGCATATGGAATAACAAAGACAGATTCAATTTAGGTAAGTGGAAAGGTACTGGTAATGTAATGGCTCAATTTGGTTATTGGAAATTGAGGGCCGTGCATGAGAAAATTCCTCATGATAGTTCAATGCTTCTCACAGGACATAAAATCGGTAACTCTGCATATTATAGTAGCCAGGAGGGAATATGCAACTCCAATTGGGGAGTATCATATGTATTTGTTTCAAAGTATCACATATTTTTAGCTGCAACTGTTGCAGCACATGCAATAGGTCATGTTATGGGCTGTGAACACGATGGTCCAGGTTGTCACTGTTTTCGGAGACGTCACTGCATCATGGCTCCTGAGCCTGGTCTTCTAGATATGATGAGCAATTGTACTTATGACAGACTGCATCGACGGATTTCCACATGGGATCCTTGTTTGAGTATATCAAATGTACCATACAATAATTTTCCTTATGTAGCTGCTCGTTGTGGTGACAAGATCCAAGATGCAATGGAAGAATGTGACTGTGGCACCTTAAAAGACTGTAGTAGAGATCTGTGTTGCGAGCCCAGTTGTATCCTCAGCCTTGGCAGTACTTGCAGTCATGGAGGTTGCTGCTGGAATTGTAAATATGCTCAACCTGGAAGACTTTGCAGAGATACTCGTGGTATTTGTGATCTACCAGAATACTGTAACGGGACAACGCATCTTTGTCCAGATGACACTTATATCCAGGATGGAACCCCATGTTCACCATTAGCTGTTTGCATGAAGGGAAACTGTAGTGACCGTGATATGCAGTGTCAAGCCCTCTTTGGCTATGAAATAAAAGATGCTTCACCAATATGCTATAACAAGTTGAACATCGTCGGTGACCGATTTGGTAATTGCGGTGTGAGGGTGATTCGAGGAGGAGGAAAGCCTATAAAGTGTGAACCAGATGATGTTCTGTGTGGAATGCTGCACTGTGGTAAAGTGAAGGAACTTCCTGGTGGTGGGGAACACACTACATTCCGTGATCTACTAGtaaaagatattaaagaagatAGATGCTTTGGATACGATGCCCACTTTGGGACAGACTCGCCGGAAATGGGGCTTGTAGTGGATGGTGCCTCATGTGGCCCAGGGGCATACTGTAAGGACCAAAACTGTACTTTTTTTCCAGACCTGGGTTTTGACTGTGATGTCAAGAAATGCAATTACAGAGGGGTGTGCAACAACCAAAGACATTGTCACTGTCAGCAAGGTTGGAAACCACCAAATTGTAGCGAAAGAGGACCAGGTGGCAGTGTGGATAGTGGCCCTCCACCTGACAGAGAAATAGGTATTCGAGCCAGGCTACTACAGCGTGTAGACAAAGCAATATCACTACTGTTTCTTCGTCTTCTCCTTTTTTTGGGTTCATTGGTTATAGGTGCCTTTTATTATATAAAACACATTatagagaatgaaaatgaaaatgaaaatgaaaatgaaaatgaaaatgaaaatgaaaataaaccgGTGGGAAAAACAATCCCTTGA